A window from Deinococcus aquiradiocola encodes these proteins:
- a CDS encoding ABC transporter substrate-binding protein, which yields MKKHTMIARAALAVTATLTLAASVSPAHAQASGKKYRIALILGTTTDNFYTSMQCGAQAAARRLGDVELTVQGAPRWDATMQTPVVNAVTASNVQAIAIAVNDGRALYAPLKAASDKGIKIIGVDTRLADSSFVVTNISSDNRALGAEAARTLAKLMGNTGTALVPPITPGITTVADRIQGFLDEMKANHRNIKVVYKGASEDASAFSAAFAANPDITGMFLIANNEALVAAGAIRQLPQERREKISVVSFDAAPALVQSLKAGQIQAIVAQKPAEMGALAVENARRALMGQSVPKNIPTGGVGLTVSNIKLPAFSQYVYKSSCN from the coding sequence ATGAAGAAGCACACCATGATCGCCCGCGCCGCCCTCGCCGTCACCGCCACTCTCACGCTCGCCGCGTCCGTCAGCCCCGCGCACGCGCAGGCCAGCGGCAAGAAGTACCGGATCGCGCTGATCCTCGGCACGACCACCGACAACTTCTACACCTCCATGCAGTGCGGCGCGCAGGCCGCCGCCCGCCGCCTCGGGGACGTGGAGCTCACGGTGCAGGGCGCGCCCCGCTGGGACGCCACCATGCAGACGCCCGTCGTGAACGCCGTCACCGCCAGCAACGTGCAGGCCATCGCCATCGCCGTGAACGACGGCCGCGCCCTGTACGCGCCGCTCAAGGCCGCCAGCGACAAGGGCATCAAGATCATCGGGGTGGACACGCGCCTCGCGGACTCCAGCTTCGTGGTGACGAACATCTCCTCCGACAACCGCGCGCTCGGCGCGGAAGCGGCCCGCACCCTCGCGAAACTGATGGGCAACACCGGGACCGCGCTCGTGCCGCCCATCACGCCCGGCATCACCACCGTCGCCGACCGCATCCAGGGCTTCCTCGACGAGATGAAAGCCAACCACCGCAACATCAAGGTGGTGTACAAGGGGGCGAGCGAGGACGCGTCCGCGTTCAGCGCGGCGTTCGCGGCGAACCCCGACATCACCGGCATGTTCCTCATCGCGAACAACGAGGCGCTCGTCGCGGCCGGCGCGATCCGGCAGCTGCCGCAGGAACGGCGCGAGAAGATCAGCGTCGTGAGCTTCGACGCGGCGCCCGCCCTGGTGCAGTCGCTGAAGGCCGGGCAGATCCAGGCGATCGTGGCGCAGAAGCCCGCCGAGATGGGCGCCCTCGCCGTCGAGAACGCCCGCCGCGCCCTGATGGGTCAGAGCGTCCCGAAGAACATCCCGACAGGCGGGGTGGGCCTCACCGTCAGCAACATCAAGCTGCCCGCGTTCTCGCAGTACGTGTACAAGTCCAGCTGCAACTGA